The Mus musculus strain C57BL/6J chromosome 16, GRCm38.p6 C57BL/6J DNA window CAAGCATTTCTCCAAATGGCCACTAAACTACATAAAAGATATATAAAAGGCACTCAGCAGGAGCCGTCAGGTATCAAACACACTACAGTAACACTTCATAGCCACGAGACCGGAAACATGAAATGTGTTGGCAGGAGGTGGTGGGGGGACTGGAACTTTCACCTCACACACGTCTTGGTAGGGACCTAATATGAAGCAGTATCTTGTGGGGAAAGTGTGGTAGTTCCTCAAAATGTTAACCACAGTTACAGCATGACCCTCAATCCTGGACCTAATTGTATCAGAAGTGAAATTTATGTCCACACAAAACAGGATTAATTACCACAACCCAACCCAATTGCCTACtaatggatgaatggatacagtatttagatataataaagaaggaaagaggtgAATCTTGAAATCTTGTACTAAGAAGTCAGTTGCAAAAGATCATACATTGTATGTAtatcctcttaaaaatgcttggggtgggggtagggcatGCAGGGcagggtggcgcacgcctttaatcccagcactcaggggccaGAGGCAGGGGATACCtaaatccaaggccagcctggcctacagaaactgttccaggacagttagggctgtctggaaaaacaaaagattaaTGGAGATGCCAGGTCTAGTTCAAAACTGAGTTTAGGCAAAAGAATTTCCTCAATGTCTAGGAAAGCCTGagccaaacacacaacaaaacTCCACCTGCTTATAACCACAAGCTGGGGGTTGAAGCTCACATTTGTAACTCCGGGACTTTGGAAGCTGAGACTTGGGACTTCCAAAATATTCATACTACCCTGGAACCCAGAGGGAGACCCTGccgcaaaacaacaacaaaaaccctaagaaaaaaaaaagactgatggGAAGAGCTAGccagccctctcctctccttttgtcTGCAGAGGTTGAACATGGCTCCTGTCATTTTTCCGTGTTTGCCTGGAAGGCCTGGAagtctgcttcagtctcctgcaGTGGTTCTGTGTATTGCCTGGGACCTGGTGAGAAATGGAGATTCAGTGCGGTGCTGGGTTCTCAAACCACTGTCAGCGGCCCAGTGCCCTTGGGGATTTGAGAAGGAAGCAGCAGGTGGCTGCTTTCACTCCCTTTCAGCATGGCTGTGACCGCATGGTGGTCTAGTAGAGCTAGTGTCCTGTCCTCCCTGCCAGGGGCTGTGGCTTTTGTGCTTTTCTGAAAGACTGGAATGCATGGGAAGTAACATCCTTCTGTCTGCGGTGGGGCCAGGGGTCACACTCCCCTACACCTTCCTCGCTTGAGCTGTGTCTGGGTGCTGGGTGGAGTCCACCATGCCTGCTAAGTACTCACTGTGCTGTACACGGTACACTgtcccatttctttaaaaaacaagagaTTGAAATAAAAAGTTGAAAGTGAACTACCTACCATTTAGTGTTTACATTACTGGGCAACCTAGTTCTGAATCCAAAGAGAACCTTGTATGTGGTGAGCAGTCTGTCCCGCCTCCACCTTGGGAAAGCTCCAGTCTGTTGCAGccctctttattttatgtattttatggaaAGAAATGAGTGAGCAGTGTGATTAGCTCCTGTGACCGTAAGTCACACTTAAGTCTTACACAGGCAGCACGTATCAATCTGCAACATCCCACTGTGTTGGGTTTTTTCATCTTCTGGCTGCTGTGACTAGTGTTCTTAGGAATGAATGATTATCTATTTGAATCCCAGTTTTCAACTAGTTTGGGTGAGACTGGAGTTTCTGGGTTCTGTGGTGTTACTtgtgttgtgtgtatgagtgtgtgtacaaTCATGAGAAGCTCCGACGCTGGCTGCCCAGTGAGCCCCATGGATGTCCCTGTCTTCACCTCCCTGTGTGGGGATCACAACCGTGTGTGACCAGGCCCAGCTTCTAATGTGGGGTCTGGAGATTGGATGCTAGCCCTCATGTTTGCACTTTATGGACTGAACTTCCTCCCTACACATGTTCTGTTGTCTTCcttcctgggattacagatgtacatCACCCTACCTAGACCAATTATGGTAATTCTATACTTAATTTGGGTGagggtagggtttctctgtgtaggcatgggtatcctagaactcactctgaacaccaggctggtcctgaatttacagaaatatgcctgcctctgcctccagagtgctgggattaaaaagcaTATGCCAGTCAGTACAGTCAACTATTTTTAAAGACAGCAAGTGTTTGCATGAAACTCAGGCTACACTCACTGCTGCCAGTGACCTTGGCCTTGtgctccccctgcctccacctcctgtgtGTGAGAGTTACATGCATGTGTTAGCACCCCCAGGTGTGTGTATTGAACTTCTGTGTTCACGTGGTGCAGGGACTGAACTTAAGGCCCTCGTGAATGCTaggtaagtactctaccactgtgcCAGAGCTTTATCACATTACTTAACTTTTCAAGCAGCTTCACTGTGCGCGTCTTAAGGTGATGTCTGCTGACAGCTCTAAGCTCTAGGTGTCGCATCAGTGTTCTGAAAGGGGCTCTGAATAGATGCATGCGCTGAGATCCAGGCAGGCTTAGGACAGGCTGACTTGCTGCTTATATACTTACTAGTATATCCTAGGGAGACAGCCAAGTTTCCTACTTTATGGAGGTGGGGGGGGACACCAAAGGCAGGGTCTTGCCTGGATGAGTAAGCCCTTcatcttcccacccccacctccacagtaCAGGTCAAGACCTCTCTCAGGCCTCATAGCCACTCACTTGGTGTCTCTGGCCTGTCTGGCTTCCGAGTTCTGGTACTCAGCATTTGAGCCACAGGTGGGGCCTCTGGAGACTGTCCTTCCTCCTCATTCCAGTCGTCCCACAGAGCCTCTGGAGAGCCAGCCAGTGAGGACCGTTCCTGAGACTCTCTCAGCGTACCACAGCTTCCTCGGATGGGGGTGGTACCAAGTCCCGGGGAGTGGCAGTCATCACTGTGCAAAGCCTCCAGGACCTGACTGCTGGGACTGCTTGTGGTCAGGGGGCCGGTCCGCTCCAGATTCAAGTGGTCAATTGGAATTGGTGAGAGAGGCTCATTCCAACAGTAGTCACCCATGGGACCTGGGGGGTCACCATCTAGCACGGGGCTGCTGTTTCCTTGATGGGAAGCCACCTCATCATCACTGTCCCCAACTTCTACCACATCATCAGCTGCAGGCAGATTTGGCAGGCATGGTCTAGGTGCGGAAGATTTCTGGGACCACCTGGTAAAATCAGGGCCAGGACATGATGGCTGTGAAGAAGAGAGTCTGTGGTGCCTGGGGTAGGGATGGGAAGGGCTTCTGTAGGCCTGTCTTCCGCTGTCAAAGGCTCCTAGAGTAATAGGCTGTGTGTGTGGCATGATCACAGAGAACTGCTGGGCTGTTTCCAGCATGGTCCTGCGTTCTAAGTTAGGTCTAGGTGTTTGCTGAGCAGTCTCATCTGACGGAATCCTGGTCTTAAGGCTTTTGATTTGGGTCTGTGATGAGCAATCACGACTCCTGCTGACCCCTGGAGTGGCAGGCACCAGCCAAGAGGTGTCTGTAGCACTGTCCTCATCCAGGCTGGTTTTCTGGCTGCAGAGCAGCCAGGGGATGTCTCTGCAGCCCAGCGCAGACTGGTTTCCCAGCTGTCCTTCCTCCCCGTGCTGTAGCCCGGCCTCTCTCTTCAGTGGGCTTTGGAAATGTTCATGATCTTCTTCAACATCAATGACTGAAAACAGTTCAGAGGACCTGGGGCTAAATTCTGGAACTTTCCTTCCTTCTGGGGAATCTTTAGAAACTGACTCTGTCTTGGTGTGCTCCAGCTCCTCATCTGAGTCCAGTAACAGGATGACCTCATCCTCCTTTTTCACGAAATGCAGAGGATCCTGGGCCCTGGGGCTCAGGGGCTCGGGTACTGACTGTGTGAGGTCAATGGGTGGAGACTTTGCTGGGGAAATCAGGATGCCCCTATTTCTGTGTCCCGCTATGGGGCTACTTTGTTGGCCTCTGTGGTGGCCAGCATCTTTCCGTAATGTGACAATGTTACTGCCCCTCCTCTGCTTAGTTGGTGTAGTTGGAGACAGTGATCTTGGGGATGCCACCCTGGAAATGCTACTGTGTGACTGGGACACTGAGGGGGACAAATGACTTGTGTGGTATAGGTGAAGCCATGACTGGCTGGGACTTCCATCCACAGAAGACTGTGACACAAGGCTGCAGGAGTGTGGAGTAGGTGCCTGGGCCATGTCTGCCTGCGTCTCCCTGACATGGTCACTCTGCTCTTCATGATCAACTGTTATTTGTGACAGTTCAGATGACACTCTTGGATTTGATGGAAGGGGCTGTTTGCAGCCATGGGCCTTGTTTGGGTGCAAAGGCAAGCACTCTTTCCCCCTCCTGTGGCGGCTGCAGAAGCTGGGGTCGTCAGTTGCCTCCCCCAATGCATCCTGGGCCTCTGCTTTCCCTGCCCAGTCTGGGCACTGGTCCTGCAGTGGAGTGGAATGTCCTTCTTGTTCCCAGCTGGCTAGTGCCTCTTCTTTTTCTAACCCAGATGACTCCATGTGCTCTGTATTTTCTAGCTGTCTGTTACTCTGGACACCTGCCAGGGAAGGCTCAGAAACTGCACCGTCTTCCCCATGCGGGTTAGTGCTCCCATCTGGGTCTGCTGCTCTCCCCCACTGGAGAAGCTTCCTCTGCGTAGCAGCAAATTCATATATCTCTTCCATTTCTGCTTcattcactctttctctctcttcttcacagAGCTCAGGTTTCAGCAGAGTCTCCACTTCCTCCTCATTGTCTACCCACACCGACCTCAGGAGTTCCAGGAAAGTCTCTGCTCGGCTTTCACAGTCCTCACTGGTCTCTTCTGGCTGTTCTCCCTCTAAGTCCACCACGGCGGGCACTTGTTCACACAGCTGAACAAGGTCACTCACACCAAACCTGCGCTGGGAGGGAGACATGGGTCATCACTGCTTACACTGGGGACAGGTGGCCAGAGCAGAGCTCAGGAAGAGGAACAGGGATATCCCCTGTGGCCTTTCCCCTTGTCCCAGAATGTACTTGGTCATCACTCTGGCCAGCACCCATGGTGCTTTAACTTTGGTGCTAATAGACTGAAGGTGCGTCAGACTCAGCTGGCAATCACAGGAGCAGGTAGGGCTACAAAACCAGGCAGCACATGCTGCCCTGAGAGTCCCTCAAGACACTGTACCTGagaaaaacaacagcagaaaAAACTGTTGGCAGGCCCGGCTGACCACCTATCAGAAGGCTCTGAAACCCAGTTGGTGTATCACAAGTCACCATCACTGAGCTTTTCAAAGAGGCACAAGGATGCACACATCCTGGGAACCTGATGTAGGGTAgctcttgggggaggggggcagtcgAGGGGCTGCATTAGGTGTCTGTCTCAGGGCACTGAAGCCATGGGCTACCATCCCACCATGCCAAGTATAACCCCCCACCCAGCTCTCAGCACTCTGCAAGCAACCATTCTAGCCAACTACCACATACCATTCAGGGCTGCTGGTATAAATCTGGGactaaaaaatataaagaagttTTGGCGGGCTTAGCCCTGGCCTTTAGGCAGCACAACCTGACTTGAGATACCAATCTCCCAGTCCATGTCACCAGCTCTAAAGGCTGTGGAGTGGATGGAAAGTACAATCCCACCTTAGGGCCAGGGAACGCAGATCCGGAACCAGGCTGGGAGGCATGTCAGTGTCTGCCATGTAGAGGTAGTTCAGAAATGCATGGGCGGCCTCCGAGCTCACATCACTCAGCAGAGCACGCTGGGTCAGATCCCCGTCCTCTTCAGAAGAAAAGCTTTCAGTGCTTACCTGAAGGTGGAGAAACAAGAGTCTGGCTTTAGCCTCTGACAGCCTGAGATCCTACCTGAGGGGTAGGAAGCAGTCTTGGCCAGTTTCTGTAGTCTGGATGGATGTTTAAGGTCAGCTTCCACCTGACAGAGGTATCATGGACTCTAAGCATATCTGACTTGGGTCTATGGATTGCATGAgtatagtgagaattttggtttctttaaaacacagaaatataaggatgtttttgttttaatcccagctgtgggatgtggggctgcttcagactgtccacagcagctggc harbors:
- the Slx4 gene encoding structure-specific endonuclease subunit SLX4 isoform X9; amino-acid sequence: MEEIYEFAATQRKLLQWGRAADPDGSTNPHGEDGAVSEPSLAGVQSNRQLENTEHMESSGLEKEEALASWEQEGHSTPLQDQCPDWAGKAEAQDALGEATDDPSFCSRHRRGKECLPLHPNKAHGCKQPLPSNPRVSSELSQITVDHEEQSDHVRETQADMAQAPTPHSCSLVSQSSVDGSPSQSWLHLYHTSHLSPSVSQSHSSISRVASPRSLSPTTPTKQRRGSNIVTLRKDAGHHRGQQSSPIAGHRNRGILISPAKSPPIDLTQSVPEPLSPRAQDPLHFVKKEDEVILLLDSDEELEHTKTESVSKDSPEGRKVPEFSPRSSELFSVIDVEEDHEHFQSPLKREAGLQHGEEGQLGNQSALGCRDIPWLLCSQKTSLDEDSATDTSWLVPATPGVSRSRDCSSQTQIKSLKTRIPSDETAQQTPRPNLERRTMLETAQQFSVIMPHTQPITLGAFDSGRQAYRSPSHPYPRHHRLSSSQPSCPGPDFTRWSQKSSAPRPCLPNLPAADDVVEVGDSDDEVASHQGNSSPVLDGDPPGPMGDYCWNEPLSPIPIDHLNLERTGPLTTSSPSSQVLEALHSDDCHSPGLGTTPIRGSCGTLRESQERSSLAGSPEALWDDWNEEEGQSPEAPPVAQMLSTRTRKPDRPETPKGANQKKNLPPKVPITPMPRYSIMETPVLKKELDRFGVRALPKRQMVLKLKEIFQYTHQTLESDSEDEVQSPQIPAELPCRQASTTETCNPSRLPTGEPSHPDGDAQLPASQESMATSVDGSDNSFSSKSSSAEFGAAFEYSDEDKDEEVGVTASQAAIQAADTEEAVRRYIRSKPALHRQVLRYQPVELAELQAELKQNGIPVAMGKLSDILDAQCITFTTAAARKEKLKHKRRQPSGRKKKDQK
- the Slx4 gene encoding structure-specific endonuclease subunit SLX4, yielding MVPESAPNGNSQPLPSCFTTTGVPSPSKPRVSELVLQRMKQFKRADPERLRHASEESPQKTALGDDVPRSPPEETVGENEYKLDATDSDAAMALALQQEFRREEASSHHDSLEEKGLFFCQMCQKNLSAMNVTRREQHVNRCLDEAEKAQRPASPRIPDCPICGKPFLTTKSRISHLKQCAVRMEVGPQLLLQAVRLQTAQPEVDGSPQVPSFSNNVGGLKRKGVTTKREPRRRKVNKPEAPSEDLLVAMALSRSEVEHCPVVPPLRLENAFSEKIRLGAEKKSRKKRPPVCPPQLVTQDSETTGRQIEDRVAQLLSEEAELSCTPPLLASKISKEELEPAGWRARLPEGKRNFLWELSALTGAWAEESFYTVGLFPPIVSQCPSKEPQLPLELPKQGEPSPRRPPASQSSLPVSHSPKIRLLSSSQRERQALQDLVDLAVEGLSSSPQPGSRGVPTGLDLVPSSLPLTGFVLPCKKTLKKDDSASLSLGLLVTDFGAMVNNPHLSDVQFQLDSGEVLYAHKFVLYARCPLLIQYVSTESFSSEEDGDLTQRALLSDVSSEAAHAFLNYLYMADTDMPPSLVPDLRSLALRFGVSDLVQLCEQVPAVVDLEGEQPEETSEDCESRAETFLELLRSVWVDNEEEVETLLKPELCEEERERVNEAEMEEIYEFAATQRKLLQWGRAADPDGSTNPHGEDGAVSEPSLAGVQSNRQLENTEHMESSGLEKEEALASWEQEGHSTPLQDQCPDWAGKAEAQDALGEATDDPSFCSRHRRGKECLPLHPNKAHGCKQPLPSNPRVSSELSQITVDHEEQSDHVRETQADMAQAPTPHSCSLVSQSSVDGSPSQSWLHLYHTSHLSPSVSQSHSSISRVASPRSLSPTTPTKQRRGSNIVTLRKDAGHHRGQQSSPIAGHRNRGILISPAKSPPIDLTQSVPEPLSPRAQDPLHFVKKEDEVILLLDSDEELEHTKTESVSKDSPEGRKVPEFSPRSSELFSVIDVEEDHEHFQSPLKREAGLQHGEEGQLGNQSALGCRDIPWLLCSQKTSLDEDSATDTSWLVPATPGVSRSRDCSSQTQIKSLKTRIPSDETAQQTPRPNLERRTMLETAQQFSVIMPHTQPITLGAFDSGRQAYRSPSHPYPRHHRLSSSQPSCPGPDFTRWSQKSSAPRPCLPNLPAADDVVEVGDSDDEVASHQGNSSPVLDGDPPGPMGDYCWNEPLSPIPIDHLNLERTGPLTTSSPSSQVLEALHSDDCHSPGLGTTPIRGSCGTLRESQERSSLAGSPEALWDDWNEEEGQSPEAPPVAQMLSTRTRKPDRPETPKGANQKKNLPPKVPITPMPRYSIMETPVLKKELDRFGVRALPKRQMVLKLKEIFQYTHQTLESDSEDEVQSPQIPAELPCRQASTTETCNPSRLPTGEPSHPDGDAQLPASQESMATSVDGSDNSFSSKSSSAEFGAAFEYSDEDKDEEVGVTASQAAIQAADTEEAVRRYIRSKPALHRQVLRYQPVELAELQAELKQNGIPVAMGKLSDILDAQCITFTTAAARKEKLKHKRRQPSGRKKKDQK
- the Slx4 gene encoding structure-specific endonuclease subunit SLX4 isoform X6, giving the protein MEVGPQLLLQAVRLQTAQPEVDGSPQVPSFSNNVGGLKRKGVTTKREPRRRKVNKPEAPSEDLLVAMALSRSEVEHCPVVPPLRLENAFSEKIRLGAEKKSRKKRPPVCPPQLVTQDSETTGRQIEDRVAQLLSEEAELSCTPPLLASKISKEELEPAGWRARLPEGKRNFLWELSALTGAWAEESFYTVGLFPPIVSQCPSKEPQLPLELPKQGEPSPRRPPASQSSLPVSHSPKIRLLSSSQRERQALQDLVDLAVEGLSSSPQPGSRGVPTGLDLVPSSLPLTGFVLPCKKTLKKDDSASLSLGLLVTDFGAMVNNPHLSDVQFQLDSGEVLYAHKFVLYARCPLLIQYVSTESFSSEEDGDLTQRALLSDVSSEAAHAFLNYLYMADTDMPPSLVPDLRSLALRFGVSDLVQLCEQVPAVVDLEGEQPEETSEDCESRAETFLELLRSVWVDNEEEVETLLKPELCEEERERVNEAEMEEIYEFAATQRKLLQWGRAADPDGSTNPHGEDGAVSEPSLAGVQSNRQLENTEHMESSGLEKEEALASWEQEGHSTPLQDQCPDWAGKAEAQDALGEATDDPSFCSRHRRGKECLPLHPNKAHGCKQPLPSNPRVSSELSQITVDHEEQSDHVRETQADMAQAPTPHSCSLVSQSSVDGSPSQSWLHLYHTSHLSPSVSQSHSSISRVASPRSLSPTTPTKQRRGSNIVTLRKDAGHHRGQQSSPIAGHRNRGILISPAKSPPIDLTQSVPEPLSPRAQDPLHFVKKEDEVILLLDSDEELEHTKTESVSKDSPEGRKVPEFSPRSSELFSVIDVEEDHEHFQSPLKREAGLQHGEEGQLGNQSALGCRDIPWLLCSQKTSLDEDSATDTSWLVPATPGVSRSRDCSSQTQIKSLKTRIPSDETAQQTPRPNLERRTMLETAQQFSVIMPHTQPITLGAFDSGRQAYRSPSHPYPRHHRLSSSQPSCPGPDFTRWSQKSSAPRPCLPNLPAADDVVEVGDSDDEVASHQGNSSPVLDGDPPGPMGDYCWNEPLSPIPIDHLNLERTGPLTTSSPSSQVLEALHSDDCHSPGLGTTPIRGSCGTLRESQERSSLAGSPEALWDDWNEEEGQSPEAPPVAQMLSTRTRKPDRPETPKGANQKKNLPPKVPITPMPRYSIMETPVLKKELDRFGVRALPKRQMVLKLKEIFQYTHQTLESDSEDEVQSPQIPAELPCRQASTTETCNPSRSGSYTQLKATAGLRTQRSKGPTKSKSLQHQEKQLNESISHPNRLPTGEPSHPDGDAQLPASQESMATSVDGSDNSFSSKSSSAEFGAAFEYSDEDKDEEVGVTASQAAIQAADTEEAVRRYIRSKPALHRQVLRYQPVELAELQAELKQNGIPVAMGKLSDILDAQCITFTTAAARKEKLKHKRRQPSGRKKKDQK
- the Slx4 gene encoding structure-specific endonuclease subunit SLX4 isoform X7, whose amino-acid sequence is MSPSQRRFGVSDLVQLCEQVPAVVDLEGEQPEETSEDCESRAETFLELLRSVWVDNEEEVETLLKPELCEEERERVNEAEMEEIYEFAATQRKLLQWGRAADPDGSTNPHGEDGAVSEPSLAGVQSNRQLENTEHMESSGLEKEEALASWEQEGHSTPLQDQCPDWAGKAEAQDALGEATDDPSFCSRHRRGKECLPLHPNKAHGCKQPLPSNPRVSSELSQITVDHEEQSDHVRETQADMAQAPTPHSCSLVSQSSVDGSPSQSWLHLYHTSHLSPSVSQSHSSISRVASPRSLSPTTPTKQRRGSNIVTLRKDAGHHRGQQSSPIAGHRNRGILISPAKSPPIDLTQSVPEPLSPRAQDPLHFVKKEDEVILLLDSDEELEHTKTESVSKDSPEGRKVPEFSPRSSELFSVIDVEEDHEHFQSPLKREAGLQHGEEGQLGNQSALGCRDIPWLLCSQKTSLDEDSATDTSWLVPATPGVSRSRDCSSQTQIKSLKTRIPSDETAQQTPRPNLERRTMLETAQQFSVIMPHTQPITLGAFDSGRQAYRSPSHPYPRHHRLSSSQPSCPGPDFTRWSQKSSAPRPCLPNLPAADDVVEVGDSDDEVASHQGNSSPVLDGDPPGPMGDYCWNEPLSPIPIDHLNLERTGPLTTSSPSSQVLEALHSDDCHSPGLGTTPIRGSCGTLRESQERSSLAGSPEALWDDWNEEEGQSPEAPPVAQMLSTRTRKPDRPETPKGANQKKNLPPKVPITPMPRYSIMETPVLKKELDRFGVRALPKRQMVLKLKEIFQYTHQTLESDSEDEVQSPQIPAELPCRQASTTETCNPSRSGSYTQLKATAGLRTQRSKGPTKSKSLQHQEKQLNESISHPNRLPTGEPSHPDGDAQLPASQESMATSVDGSDNSFSSKSSSAEFGAAFEYSDEDKDEEVGVTASQAAIQAADTEEAVRRYIRSKPALHRQVLRYQPVELAELQAELKQNGIPVAMGKLSDILDAQCITFTTAAARKEKLKHKRRQPSGRKKKDQK
- the Slx4 gene encoding structure-specific endonuclease subunit SLX4 isoform X5, encoding MEESDDDFKELCASFFQRVKRNGTKEASGERTRQKASGHTQNRGKRKEGRQVAARSKALQGPSEKKPRLGSQTPRTTKQGAPKSQEGGPALPANGKGDVLAPTPDQPVLCERAQSIQTESAPNGNSQPLPSCFTTTGVPSPSKPRVSELVLQRMKQFKRADPERLRHASEESPQKTALGDDVPRSPPEETVGENEYKLDATDSDAAMALALQQEFRREEASSHHDSLEEKGLFFCQMCQKNLSAMNVTRREQHVNRCLDEAEKAQRPASPRIPDCPICGKPFLTTKSRISHLKQCAVRMEVGPQLLLQAVRLQTAQPEVDGSPQVPSFSNNVGGLKRKGVTTKREPRRRKVNKPEAPSEDLLVAMALSRSEVEHCPVVPPLRLENAFSEKIRLGAEKKSRKKRPPVCPPQLVTQDSETTGRQIEDRVAQLLSEEAELSCTPPLLASKISKEELEPAGWRARLPEGKRNFLWELSALTGAWAEESFYTVGLFPPIVSQCPSKEPQLPLELPKQGEPSPRRPPASQSSLPVSHSPKIRLLSSSQRERQALQDLVDLAVEGLSSSPQPGSRGVPTGLDLVPSSLPLTGFVLPCKKTLKKDDSASLSLGLLVTDFGAMVNNPHLSDVQFQLDSGEVLYAHKFVLYARCPLLIQYVSTESFSSEEDGDLTQRALLSDVSSEAAHAFLNYLYMADTDMPPSLVPDLRSLALRFGVSDLVQLCEQVPAVVDLEGEQPEETSEDCESRAETFLELLRSVWVDNEEEVETLLKPELCEEERERVNEAEMEEIYEFAATQRKLLQWGRAADPDGSTNPHGEDGAVSEPSLAGVQSNRQLENTEHMESSGLEKEEALASWEQEGHSTPLQDQCPDWAGKAEAQDALGEATDDPSFCSRHRRGKECLPLHPNKAHGCKQPLPSNPRVSSELSQITVDHEEQSDHVRETQADMAQAPTPHSCSLVSQSSVDGSPSQSWLHLYHTSHLSPSVSQSHSSISRVASPRSLSPTTPTKQRRGSNIVTLRKDAGHHRGQQSSPIAGHRNRGILISPAKSPPIDLTQSVPEPLSPRAQDPLHFVKKEDEVILLLDSDEELEHTKTESVSKDSPEGRKVPEFSPRSSELFSVIDVEEDHEHFQSPLKREAGLQHGEEGQLGNQSALGCRDIPWLLCSQKTSLDEDSATDTSWLVPATPGVSRSRDCSSQTQIKSLKTRIPSDETAQQTPRPNLERRTMLETAQQFSVIMPHTQPITLGAFDSGRQAYRSPSHPYPRHHRLSSSQPSCPGPDFTRWSQKSSAPRPCLPNLPAADDVVEVGDSDDEVASHQGNSSPVLDGDPPGPMGDYCWNEPLSPIPIDHLNLERTGPLTTSSPSSQVLEALHSDDCHSPGLGTTPIRGSCGTLRESQERSSLAGSPEALWDDWNEEEGQSPEAPPVAQMLSTRTRKPDRPETPRYTSKYISSKSACPKPAWISAHASIQSPFQNTDATPRA
- the Slx4 gene encoding structure-specific endonuclease subunit SLX4 isoform X8 gives rise to the protein MEEIYEFAATQRKLLQWGRAADPDGSTNPHGEDGAVSEPSLAGVQSNRQLENTEHMESSGLEKEEALASWEQEGHSTPLQDQCPDWAGKAEAQDALGEATDDPSFCSRHRRGKECLPLHPNKAHGCKQPLPSNPRVSSELSQITVDHEEQSDHVRETQADMAQAPTPHSCSLVSQSSVDGSPSQSWLHLYHTSHLSPSVSQSHSSISRVASPRSLSPTTPTKQRRGSNIVTLRKDAGHHRGQQSSPIAGHRNRGILISPAKSPPIDLTQSVPEPLSPRAQDPLHFVKKEDEVILLLDSDEELEHTKTESVSKDSPEGRKVPEFSPRSSELFSVIDVEEDHEHFQSPLKREAGLQHGEEGQLGNQSALGCRDIPWLLCSQKTSLDEDSATDTSWLVPATPGVSRSRDCSSQTQIKSLKTRIPSDETAQQTPRPNLERRTMLETAQQFSVIMPHTQPITLGAFDSGRQAYRSPSHPYPRHHRLSSSQPSCPGPDFTRWSQKSSAPRPCLPNLPAADDVVEVGDSDDEVASHQGNSSPVLDGDPPGPMGDYCWNEPLSPIPIDHLNLERTGPLTTSSPSSQVLEALHSDDCHSPGLGTTPIRGSCGTLRESQERSSLAGSPEALWDDWNEEEGQSPEAPPVAQMLSTRTRKPDRPETPKGANQKKNLPPKVPITPMPRYSIMETPVLKKELDRFGVRALPKRQMVLKLKEIFQYTHQTLESDSEDEVQSPQIPAELPCRQASTTETCNPSRSGSYTQLKATAGLRTQRSKGPTKSKSLQHQEKQLNESISHPNRLPTGEPSHPDGDAQLPASQESMATSVDGSDNSFSSKSSSAEFGAAFEYSDEDKDEEVGVTASQAAIQAADTEEAVRRYIRSKPALHRQVLRYQPVELAELQAELKQNGIPVAMGKLSDILDAQCITFTTAAARKEKLKHKRRQPSGRKKKDQK